The proteins below are encoded in one region of Segatella copri:
- a CDS encoding glycoside hydrolase family 2 TIM barrel-domain containing protein: MYLKQTFLIIALGAMAMTAAAQASIDTQRQYLSGHGCDDMVNWDFYCTGGRNAGKWTKIGVPSCWELQGFGTYQYGMRFYGKATPEGIADEKGKYKYEFTLPQEWEGKQIELVFEAVMTDAKVTINGRKAGNGLHQGGFYRFTYDVSDRIFFGKHKNRLEVEVSKESSNSQVNMAERRADYWNFGGIFRPVFIVAKPAQNINRVAIDAKGDGHFMADCYLNRAIKGAKVKTEILDEKGKVVASNVADARNSDEAHVDFQAKAPKQWTAETPHLYTAVFTLQDAAGKTLHRERQKFGFRTIEYRASDGVYINGQKVIFKGVNRHSFRPETGRTLSKAKNIEDVKLIKSMNMNAVRLSHYPADPEFLEACDSLGLYVECELSGWHWAHPTIVGKQLVKEMITRDENHPSIIFWSNGNEGGFNYGLEPDFAFWDKQKRVVLYPWANRNGFETKHYRSYGETQEYMRQKEIFMPTEFLHGLYDGGHGAGLKDYWDMMMANPRCAGGFLWDLMDQGVVRTDKNNYVDCMGNFGADGIVGPHAEKEGSYYTIKEVWCPVQLTWNDVEKGELTLSNQYNFVNLKDCRFSYRLLQMPAMGSTQVKVLKQGNLSSPDVAPGKEAQVKIPMMANADAVEIKAVNHEGEEIMTWSRGVKSEERRVKNSSAPSTSSAAYADQADAVEVKAGGRTYRFAKKDGRLMGVEVGSKAISLSNGPRFMAARRSDRSLDQFYNHDDKEAEKKKTLYTEFVDQGAFAGFEWKEAEAKLVATYQHGSLDEVDWQFLSDGSVAVTCHYNFGGVVDMMGMAFDYPESKVRSKAWVGNGPYRVWQNREQGPQYGYWQNDYNDPIPAESWDYPEFKGYFANVKWMQFKTDEGKIGFSGLTADEHMGVYTPRDGRDGLLYTLPQTGLAVFKVIPSVRNKVNTTDLNGPSAQPKWLNGKGKTVFTLNFEL; this comes from the coding sequence ATGTATCTAAAACAAACGTTTTTAATAATAGCTTTGGGGGCGATGGCGATGACTGCTGCCGCACAGGCTAGTATTGATACACAGCGCCAGTACCTCTCGGGACATGGATGTGATGATATGGTGAACTGGGACTTCTACTGCACAGGTGGTAGAAATGCCGGCAAGTGGACCAAGATTGGTGTGCCTTCCTGCTGGGAACTGCAGGGATTCGGTACCTATCAGTATGGCATGCGATTCTACGGAAAGGCTACTCCGGAAGGTATTGCTGACGAAAAAGGAAAATATAAATATGAGTTTACGCTGCCACAGGAGTGGGAGGGCAAACAGATAGAACTCGTCTTCGAAGCCGTGATGACTGATGCCAAGGTGACCATCAACGGCAGAAAGGCGGGAAACGGCTTGCATCAGGGCGGTTTCTATCGCTTTACTTATGATGTGAGCGACCGCATCTTCTTCGGAAAACATAAGAACAGACTCGAAGTGGAGGTGAGCAAGGAAAGCAGCAACAGTCAGGTGAACATGGCGGAGCGCCGTGCTGACTACTGGAACTTCGGTGGCATCTTCCGTCCTGTATTTATCGTGGCAAAACCTGCTCAGAACATCAACCGTGTGGCGATTGATGCCAAGGGTGATGGTCATTTTATGGCAGATTGCTACCTGAACCGTGCTATCAAGGGTGCGAAGGTGAAGACTGAGATTCTGGATGAGAAAGGAAAGGTGGTGGCATCGAACGTGGCTGATGCCAGAAACAGCGATGAGGCGCATGTCGACTTCCAGGCAAAAGCACCTAAGCAGTGGACTGCCGAGACTCCGCATCTCTATACTGCCGTCTTCACACTCCAGGATGCAGCAGGCAAGACGCTCCACAGAGAACGTCAGAAGTTCGGCTTCCGCACCATCGAATACCGTGCCAGCGATGGCGTTTATATCAATGGTCAGAAAGTTATCTTCAAAGGCGTGAACCGTCACAGCTTCCGTCCGGAGACCGGTAGAACGCTGAGCAAGGCGAAGAATATAGAGGATGTGAAACTCATCAAGAGCATGAACATGAATGCCGTGAGATTGAGTCATTATCCTGCCGATCCGGAGTTCTTGGAGGCTTGCGATTCGCTCGGTCTCTATGTCGAATGTGAGTTGAGCGGATGGCACTGGGCACATCCTACCATCGTGGGCAAGCAGCTGGTGAAGGAGATGATTACCCGTGATGAGAATCATCCTAGCATCATCTTTTGGAGCAACGGTAACGAGGGTGGTTTCAACTACGGACTTGAGCCAGACTTCGCTTTCTGGGATAAGCAGAAACGCGTGGTACTCTATCCTTGGGCTAACCGCAACGGCTTTGAAACCAAGCATTACCGCTCTTATGGCGAGACCCAGGAGTATATGCGACAGAAGGAAATCTTCATGCCTACCGAGTTCCTGCATGGTCTGTATGACGGCGGACATGGAGCAGGACTGAAGGATTACTGGGACATGATGATGGCGAATCCTCGCTGTGCCGGCGGATTCCTCTGGGATCTGATGGACCAGGGTGTGGTGCGTACCGACAAGAATAATTATGTAGACTGTATGGGTAACTTTGGAGCCGATGGTATCGTGGGTCCTCATGCCGAGAAGGAAGGCTCTTACTATACGATTAAAGAGGTATGGTGCCCGGTACAGTTGACTTGGAATGATGTGGAGAAAGGTGAACTCACCTTATCTAATCAGTATAACTTCGTGAATCTGAAGGATTGCCGCTTCTCTTATCGTCTGTTGCAGATGCCAGCGATGGGCAGCACTCAGGTCAAGGTATTGAAGCAGGGCAATCTCTCTTCTCCGGATGTAGCTCCGGGCAAGGAAGCCCAGGTGAAGATACCGATGATGGCGAATGCTGATGCGGTAGAAATCAAGGCTGTGAACCATGAAGGTGAGGAAATCATGACATGGAGCAGGGGAGTGAAGAGTGAAGAACGAAGAGTGAAAAATTCAAGTGCTCCAAGTACTTCATCTGCTGCTTATGCTGACCAGGCTGATGCTGTTGAAGTGAAGGCGGGTGGAAGAACTTATCGCTTTGCCAAGAAAGATGGCAGACTGATGGGTGTTGAGGTTGGCAGCAAGGCAATCTCGCTGAGCAACGGACCTCGATTCATGGCTGCCAGAAGAAGCGACCGCAGTCTGGACCAGTTCTATAATCACGATGACAAAGAGGCTGAGAAGAAAAAGACACTCTATACCGAGTTTGTTGACCAGGGTGCTTTTGCCGGTTTCGAATGGAAGGAAGCGGAGGCAAAGCTGGTGGCTACATATCAGCATGGCTCACTCGATGAGGTAGACTGGCAGTTCCTTTCTGACGGTTCGGTGGCTGTAACCTGTCATTATAATTTCGGTGGCGTAGTAGATATGATGGGCATGGCTTTCGACTATCCGGAAAGCAAGGTTCGCAGCAAGGCTTGGGTGGGCAATGGTCCTTACCGGGTTTGGCAGAACCGCGAACAGGGTCCGCAATACGGCTATTGGCAGAACGACTATAATGACCCGATTCCAGCCGAAAGCTGGGATTATCCAGAGTTTAAAGGCTACTTTGCCAACGTGAAGTGGATGCAGTTCAAGACTGATGAAGGAAAGATCGGCTTCTCTGGTCTGACTGCCGATGAGCACATGGGCGTTTATACCCCTCGTGATGGTAGAGATGGTCTGCTCTATACCTTGCCACAAACCGGTCTGGCAGTCTTCAAGGTGATACCTTCAGTAAGAAACAAGGTAAATACCACCGACCTCAACGGACCTTCAGCCCAGCCAAAATGGCTGAACGGTAAGGGTAAGACTGTGTTTACTTTGAACTTTGAGCTTTGA
- a CDS encoding GLPGLI family protein gives MKRVILFTLSCLVSCLLVSAQKIGLSIHYNMVMQIPKEVYSMSDLSKRQMIINQLSNQHKTYTLFTNGNECAFSTTGIDNNVIKLEGSGSYYTNTTDNKEISIKSIVDKTFVVFSDSLKNEWDLYFDETIEVLGKKCTKAVYKKNRSVVAWFCQEIPSPVGPCGYIGLPGAILRLTTSSEIYEAESILPIKGQVKIELPRGKIMQKPAFEKLQKKKIEELKESGNDNVIVL, from the coding sequence ATGAAAAGGGTTATATTATTCACGCTTTCGTGCTTAGTCTCTTGTCTATTAGTCTCCGCACAAAAGATAGGATTATCCATACATTATAATATGGTGATGCAAATTCCGAAGGAGGTCTATAGTATGAGTGATTTAAGTAAAAGACAAATGATTATAAATCAATTGTCCAATCAGCATAAAACTTATACTTTATTTACTAATGGCAACGAATGTGCATTTTCAACCACAGGCATAGATAACAATGTTATCAAACTTGAAGGAAGTGGCTCATACTATACAAATACAACAGATAATAAGGAAATAAGTATAAAAAGCATTGTAGATAAGACGTTTGTCGTTTTTTCTGATTCATTAAAAAATGAATGGGATTTGTATTTTGATGAGACTATAGAAGTTTTAGGAAAGAAATGTACAAAGGCCGTATATAAGAAAAATCGTTCTGTAGTAGCATGGTTCTGTCAAGAAATACCATCCCCCGTAGGACCTTGTGGATATATAGGGCTGCCAGGGGCAATACTCCGCTTGACGACATCAAGCGAAATTTATGAGGCAGAAAGTATTTTGCCTATAAAAGGGCAAGTCAAGATAGAGTTACCAAGAGGAAAAATAATGCAAAAACCTGCTTTTGAAAAGTTACAGAAGAAAAAGATTGAAGAGTTGAAGGAAAGCGGCAATGACAATGTCATAGTTTTATAG
- the mobV gene encoding MobV family relaxase translates to MGHFSLDFKKAKGCSDARESDHIERKVIPDNADPTRTHLNRELVKMPSGVYGRDEAIAHRIKTAGIKRKITNDQVRVIRTVLSGTHEDMMNIAANGQLDDWCNDSLKWLQDTFGKENVVSVVLHMDEHTPHLHASIVPIVTGERRKAKNKTAEEGKRTYRKKANAVRLCADDVLNRDKMIGYHDSYAEAMSKYGLKRGVRGSDARHTTTAQYYRNIKRETERLQNCMKLLQSDIEEAQRLLQQTKSEISTEKLQAAKMEAKTAFVSKIGSLLGSGKLKEVEQHNRKLCELVTNREQYIDELHEKVQRMEDSHSKQLDEIQRKHQSEVANLESKHTTEVTMLNNIIRKAKRWFPMLEARLQMEDLCRRVGFTVEQIEVLLTGKALNFSGSLYSEEHRRKFNVVNAEIKVFSDSTKPNQLFLYINRQTMVEWFKEQWNNIRLKTQRRFKL, encoded by the coding sequence ATGGGACATTTCAGTTTGGATTTCAAGAAGGCAAAGGGCTGCTCTGACGCAAGGGAGTCAGACCACATAGAGCGCAAGGTGATACCCGACAACGCTGACCCTACGAGAACTCACCTCAACCGTGAGCTTGTCAAGATGCCGAGCGGTGTGTATGGTCGTGACGAAGCCATCGCCCACCGCATCAAGACGGCAGGCATCAAGCGCAAGATAACCAATGACCAGGTGAGGGTGATTAGAACCGTGCTGTCTGGAACGCACGAGGACATGATGAACATCGCAGCCAATGGTCAGCTTGACGATTGGTGCAACGACAGCTTGAAGTGGTTGCAGGACACATTCGGCAAGGAGAATGTCGTGTCGGTGGTTCTCCACATGGATGAGCACACGCCGCACCTCCACGCCTCCATCGTTCCGATAGTAACAGGCGAGCGGAGAAAGGCGAAGAACAAGACAGCGGAAGAAGGCAAGCGGACATACCGCAAGAAAGCCAATGCCGTGAGACTGTGTGCCGATGATGTGCTCAACCGAGACAAAATGATTGGCTATCACGACAGCTATGCTGAAGCTATGAGCAAGTATGGCTTGAAGAGAGGTGTCCGTGGATCAGATGCGAGGCATACCACCACGGCACAGTATTATCGCAACATCAAGCGAGAGACCGAGAGACTTCAAAACTGTATGAAGCTGCTGCAATCTGATATTGAGGAAGCACAGCGACTTCTACAACAAACCAAGAGTGAAATCAGCACGGAGAAACTACAGGCTGCTAAGATGGAAGCCAAGACAGCCTTTGTGTCGAAGATTGGTTCTCTTTTAGGTAGTGGAAAATTGAAGGAGGTGGAGCAACACAACCGAAAGTTGTGCGAGCTTGTGACAAACCGAGAGCAATACATTGACGAACTCCATGAGAAGGTGCAACGTATGGAGGACAGCCACAGCAAACAGCTTGACGAGATACAGCGTAAGCACCAATCGGAGGTCGCGAATTTGGAGAGCAAGCACACCACGGAGGTAACGATGCTCAACAACATTATCCGCAAAGCCAAGCGTTGGTTCCCGATGTTGGAGGCACGCTTGCAAATGGAAGACCTGTGCAGGAGGGTTGGCTTTACCGTTGAACAAATTGAGGTGCTTCTTACAGGAAAGGCACTCAACTTTAGCGGTTCACTCTATTCCGAGGAGCACAGAAGAAAGTTCAATGTAGTGAATGCAGAAATTAAGGTATTCTCTGATTCTACCAAGCCGAACCAACTATTTTTGTATATAAATAGACAAACTATGGTTGAATGGTTTAAGGAACAGTGGAATAATATAAGGTTAAAAACACAGCGTCGTTTCAAACTTTAA
- a CDS encoding glycoside hydrolase family 2 TIM barrel-domain containing protein, whose protein sequence is MAGMVLPILAPQASAAAEHHDWEDQHVLSINREPARAAFMPYQAKKGDSQMSLNGEWKFRWTKTPEERIVDFYRTDYSCKGWKSLAVPANWEVNGYGTPIYISAGYPFKINPPYVMTTPKKDWTTYEERNPTGQYKRTFQLKANSLLFRQDRQTFLRFEGVMSAFYVWVNGEKVGYSQGSMEPSEFNVTPYLKAGKNEIAVEVYKYSDGSYLEDQDFWRFGGIHRDVWLYSTPNVRIRDFAVRTLPQLSSATSSPCDFTLQINPQLAVAAGEKGEGYRLMAWLEDAEDKGVMLKLPGTDRLEASLQASADEILDLNHKAALMNEWYPQRGGRKFERMEGVVEKPHAWTAETPYLYTLKLALLDKQGSVVEQVQQRIGFRWVSVENGQLMVNGKPIKLRGVNRHEHDPKLARVMTEEMMQRDILLMKQANVNAVRTSHYPNVSRWYELCDSAGIYVMDEADCETHGLRGTLTSTPDWNAAFLDRAVRMAERDKNHPSIIFWSLGNESGFGANHAAMAGWLHTFDPTRLVHYEGAQTPYQPAKGLNEQDFDETDPDCVDVLSRFYPRVKAEYLNPGVPEGSDKERAENARWEHLLDIAMRKNDNRPVLTSEYAHCMGNALGNFKEYWEEIYSHPRMAGGFIWDWVDQGIYAPGTNHVLYGGDFGDKPNLKAFCLNGVVFSDRSVSAKYQEVKHVYAPVWITQKGDEVWVKNHHSHLSLEGFSCQYQVTKNGVVGQESVLKMPSVQPGDSAKLCSLHDFKAYKNTDSRLNISVISQQGVEVGREQIALSDNLYEAGWKLAADAMKRYKSSRRLATLSTAELLARNISVIPQFFRAPTDNDKSFGNWIAKDWKKTHLDSTLSAIPLKDGEYVYHYGEDGASDKAGSSASAKSGGNIRLRLEVAPQQDGFVDVKATYSFEGNLPELPRLGLMMKLPRVAYDQVKWYGRGPWENYPDRKQSCPIGWYESSVEDQFTHYPRPQDNGNHEDCSYIELTNKNGKNALQVIAVGDTPLSFSALPYSVADLYAARHDFELKQSGNPNLRYTYLSLDCAVLGLGNSSCGPGVLKKYAIDKTRSYTLHFKMRIL, encoded by the coding sequence ATGGCTGGGATGGTTTTGCCAATCCTTGCACCTCAGGCTTCAGCTGCTGCAGAGCACCATGACTGGGAAGACCAGCATGTGCTTTCCATCAACCGGGAACCGGCACGGGCTGCATTCATGCCTTATCAGGCAAAGAAGGGAGATAGCCAGATGTCGCTCAACGGTGAATGGAAGTTCAGATGGACGAAGACGCCGGAGGAACGAATCGTGGATTTCTATCGTACTGACTATAGCTGCAAGGGCTGGAAATCGCTCGCGGTACCAGCCAACTGGGAGGTGAATGGATATGGTACACCTATCTATATATCAGCAGGTTATCCCTTTAAAATCAATCCTCCTTATGTGATGACTACACCCAAGAAGGACTGGACCACCTACGAGGAACGCAATCCTACCGGACAATATAAACGTACCTTCCAGCTGAAGGCAAACTCGCTGCTGTTCCGCCAGGACCGTCAAACCTTCCTGCGTTTCGAGGGCGTGATGAGCGCATTCTATGTATGGGTGAACGGCGAGAAGGTGGGTTATTCGCAGGGTTCGATGGAGCCGAGCGAATTTAATGTGACTCCTTATCTGAAGGCTGGCAAGAACGAGATAGCCGTGGAGGTTTACAAGTATAGCGACGGCAGTTATCTGGAAGATCAGGACTTCTGGCGCTTCGGTGGCATCCACCGTGATGTGTGGCTCTATTCCACACCGAATGTCCGCATCCGTGATTTCGCCGTTCGCACCCTGCCGCAGCTCTCTTCCGCTACATCCTCTCCTTGTGATTTCACTCTGCAGATCAATCCGCAACTGGCGGTGGCAGCAGGCGAGAAGGGAGAAGGTTACCGGCTGATGGCGTGGCTGGAGGATGCTGAAGATAAAGGCGTGATGCTGAAACTGCCGGGAACTGACAGACTGGAGGCTTCTCTGCAGGCTTCTGCCGACGAGATTCTCGACCTGAATCATAAGGCAGCCCTGATGAACGAATGGTATCCGCAGCGAGGTGGAAGAAAATTCGAACGTATGGAGGGAGTAGTGGAAAAACCGCATGCCTGGACTGCTGAGACACCTTATTTATATACCCTGAAACTGGCACTTCTCGACAAGCAGGGAAGTGTGGTGGAACAGGTGCAGCAGCGCATCGGATTCAGATGGGTTTCGGTAGAAAACGGACAGTTGATGGTGAACGGAAAACCTATCAAACTGCGTGGCGTGAACCGGCATGAGCATGATCCGAAGTTGGCACGAGTGATGACCGAGGAGATGATGCAGCGCGATATCCTACTGATGAAGCAGGCGAACGTGAATGCCGTCAGAACCAGTCATTATCCGAATGTTTCACGCTGGTATGAGCTGTGCGACAGCGCCGGCATCTATGTGATGGACGAGGCAGATTGCGAGACCCACGGACTCCGTGGTACGCTCACCTCTACTCCCGACTGGAATGCCGCCTTTCTGGACAGAGCCGTGAGAATGGCAGAGAGAGACAAGAACCACCCGAGCATCATCTTCTGGAGCCTGGGCAACGAGAGCGGTTTCGGTGCCAATCATGCAGCCATGGCAGGCTGGCTTCATACCTTCGACCCAACGAGACTGGTACATTATGAAGGTGCTCAGACGCCTTATCAGCCAGCGAAGGGCTTGAACGAGCAGGACTTTGATGAGACTGACCCGGACTGTGTGGATGTCTTGAGCCGTTTCTATCCCCGTGTAAAGGCTGAGTATCTGAATCCGGGCGTTCCCGAAGGTTCTGACAAGGAGAGAGCGGAGAATGCCCGATGGGAACATCTGCTGGATATTGCGATGAGAAAGAACGATAATCGTCCTGTGCTTACCAGTGAATATGCCCATTGTATGGGTAATGCGCTGGGTAATTTCAAGGAATATTGGGAGGAGATATACAGTCATCCCCGCATGGCTGGCGGCTTTATCTGGGACTGGGTTGACCAGGGTATCTATGCTCCGGGAACCAACCACGTGCTCTATGGCGGTGATTTCGGTGATAAGCCTAATCTTAAAGCCTTCTGTCTGAACGGCGTGGTCTTCTCCGACCGCTCGGTATCGGCTAAGTATCAGGAGGTAAAGCATGTTTATGCACCGGTGTGGATAACTCAGAAAGGGGATGAGGTCTGGGTGAAGAATCATCATTCTCATCTCTCGCTGGAGGGCTTCAGTTGCCAGTATCAGGTGACGAAAAATGGGGTTGTCGGTCAGGAGAGTGTGCTGAAAATGCCTTCAGTACAGCCGGGTGATAGTGCAAAGTTATGCAGCTTGCATGATTTCAAAGCGTATAAAAATACGGATTCCCGATTGAATATCTCAGTTATTTCCCAGCAGGGAGTAGAGGTAGGAAGGGAACAGATAGCCCTCAGCGATAACTTGTATGAAGCTGGCTGGAAACTGGCTGCGGATGCCATGAAGCGATACAAGTCTTCCCGCCGTTTGGCAACTCTGTCAACTGCCGAGTTGCTGGCACGCAATATTTCCGTGATTCCTCAGTTCTTCCGTGCGCCAACCGACAACGACAAGAGTTTCGGCAACTGGATAGCGAAGGATTGGAAGAAGACTCATCTCGACAGCACGCTCTCTGCTATCCCGCTGAAGGATGGGGAGTATGTATATCATTATGGTGAGGATGGGGCATCAGATAAGGCTGGTTCTTCGGCATCGGCTAAGTCTGGCGGTAATATCCGTCTCCGTTTAGAGGTAGCTCCTCAGCAGGACGGCTTCGTCGATGTGAAGGCTACCTATAGTTTTGAGGGCAATCTGCCTGAACTTCCTCGACTGGGCCTGATGATGAAGCTGCCAAGAGTGGCTTACGATCAGGTGAAATGGTATGGCAGGGGACCTTGGGAGAATTATCCTGACCGCAAGCAGTCTTGTCCGATAGGATGGTACGAGAGTAGCGTGGAGGATCAGTTTACCCACTATCCCCGTCCGCAGGACAACGGCAACCATGAGGACTGTTCATACATCGAACTGACCAACAAGAATGGTAAGAATGCCCTGCAGGTTATCGCAGTCGGCGATACGCCTTTGAGTTTCTCAGCCTTGCCATACAGCGTGGCAGACCTCTATGCCGCCCGGCACGATTTCGAACTGAAGCAGTCTGGTAATCCTAACCTGCGCTACACCTATCTCAGTCTCGATTGTGCCGTTCTGGGCTTGGGTAACAGCAGTTGCGGACCTGGTGTATTGAAGAAATATGCCATCGACAAAACTCGCAGTTATACCCTGCATTTCAAGATGAGAATACTATGA
- a CDS encoding ATP-binding protein: protein MENPFIITGKIKPEYFCDRDVEAEKIIRKVTSGENIVLMAARRVGKSKLIDFCLDSPMVKNDFIAISIDILRTSSIQEFAFELGKAVFEQAAHRSQKMLKMVVSTLKSINGCFGYDPISNTPTFNLSLGDISNPLYTLDEIFACLEHADKKCIVAIDEFQQIGYYPEKNMEAILRTYVQKCSNANFIFSGSERHLITKMFSEKAHPFYNSADMMNLEVIPYDKYLEFAKSLFARFGKDVEEEAVRDVYDTFGGNTYYMQKVFHEAFNQTDVKGKADKAMAEAIIHMMILDNDRKFSEILSRLTLPQKELLYAIAKDGIAKQITSTVFVKRHNLRSASSVQSAIKKLLEYHLVSTSLGTYYIDDQLMKLWLN, encoded by the coding sequence ATGGAGAATCCTTTTATTATCACAGGCAAGATTAAGCCAGAGTACTTCTGCGACAGAGACGTAGAGGCAGAGAAAATCATCCGAAAGGTAACTTCGGGTGAAAATATTGTGTTGATGGCTGCACGGCGTGTGGGCAAAAGTAAGCTTATCGACTTTTGTCTCGACTCGCCGATGGTCAAGAATGATTTTATCGCCATTTCCATCGACATACTCCGTACTTCGAGCATCCAGGAGTTTGCCTTCGAACTAGGTAAGGCTGTTTTCGAACAGGCGGCTCATCGCAGTCAGAAGATGCTTAAGATGGTGGTCAGCACATTGAAATCTATCAATGGGTGTTTCGGCTATGACCCCATCTCGAACACGCCGACCTTTAACCTTTCGCTAGGTGATATCTCCAATCCGCTCTATACCCTGGATGAGATATTTGCCTGTTTGGAGCATGCCGACAAGAAATGTATCGTGGCGATAGACGAGTTCCAGCAGATTGGCTATTATCCAGAGAAGAACATGGAAGCAATCTTACGCACTTATGTGCAGAAGTGCAGCAATGCCAACTTCATATTCTCTGGTAGCGAGCGCCATCTCATTACGAAGATGTTCTCCGAAAAGGCGCATCCATTCTACAATAGTGCCGACATGATGAACTTGGAGGTGATACCATACGATAAGTATTTGGAATTTGCGAAAAGTTTGTTTGCCAGGTTTGGGAAGGACGTGGAGGAAGAGGCTGTGCGTGATGTCTATGATACGTTCGGAGGAAATACGTATTATATGCAGAAGGTGTTTCATGAAGCTTTCAACCAGACGGATGTAAAGGGCAAGGCTGACAAGGCGATGGCGGAAGCCATCATCCACATGATGATATTGGACAACGACCGTAAGTTTAGTGAAATCTTGTCGCGTCTCACGCTCCCTCAGAAGGAATTGCTCTATGCGATAGCCAAGGATGGCATTGCCAAGCAGATTACTTCCACTGTTTTTGTAAAACGGCATAATCTACGCTCTGCCAGCAGCGTTCAGTCTGCCATCAAGAAATTGCTGGAGTATCATCTGGTATCTACTTCGTTGGGTACGTACTATATTGATGACCAACTGATGAAGCTGTGGCTGAATTAG
- a CDS encoding toprim domain-containing protein: protein MNIQEAKQIKIADYLQSLGHRPVKQQGANLWYKSPLRNESEASFKVNTTMNSWFDFGMGKGGNIITLVSYLYASDNLPYLLDKMEKQTPHVRPTDFSFTQQATEPSFERLEVRELNHPALLRYLSERKINLHIAQKECAELHFSHNYKNYFAIGFKNKSGGYEVRNRFFKGCMSPKDITHIRHQGEPRYACYVFEGMMDYLSFLSLRLEKFPACPSLDAQDYVILNSTSNVDKAIDALHGYERISCLLDNDDAGRKATLAIKTALGYRVRDASHLYSEYNDLNDYLCGVKSKQSVHQVQPVKQTVPPRRKGAALGM, encoded by the coding sequence ATGAACATTCAAGAAGCAAAGCAAATCAAGATTGCAGACTATCTGCAAAGTTTGGGACACCGCCCTGTCAAGCAGCAGGGCGCAAACCTTTGGTACAAGTCACCGCTGAGAAACGAGAGCGAGGCATCTTTCAAGGTGAACACCACGATGAACAGTTGGTTCGATTTCGGCATGGGCAAGGGCGGCAACATCATCACCCTTGTGTCCTATCTTTACGCATCCGACAACCTGCCTTATCTTTTGGACAAGATGGAGAAGCAAACTCCCCATGTTCGTCCGACCGACTTTTCTTTTACTCAGCAAGCTACCGAGCCGAGTTTTGAGCGATTGGAAGTGAGGGAACTTAACCATCCTGCACTCCTGCGCTATCTGAGCGAGCGAAAGATTAATCTGCACATTGCCCAAAAGGAATGTGCGGAACTCCACTTCTCGCATAACTATAAAAACTACTTTGCCATCGGCTTCAAGAACAAGTCGGGTGGCTATGAGGTGCGTAACCGATTCTTCAAGGGGTGCATGTCACCCAAGGATATCACCCATATCCGACATCAAGGCGAGCCAAGATACGCTTGCTATGTTTTCGAGGGCATGATGGATTATCTTTCTTTTCTCTCGTTACGCTTGGAGAAGTTTCCTGCTTGTCCGTCATTGGACGCACAGGACTATGTGATACTCAACTCCACAAGCAACGTGGACAAGGCTATTGATGCACTCCATGGCTACGAGCGCATCAGTTGTCTGCTCGACAACGATGACGCAGGGCGTAAGGCTACACTTGCCATCAAGACTGCTCTCGGCTACCGTGTGAGGGACGCATCCCACTTGTACAGTGAATACAACGACTTGAACGACTATCTGTGCGGAGTGAAATCCAAACAGTCAGTACACCAAGTACAGCCTGTTAAGCAGACTGTTCCACCTCGCAGGAAAGGCGCAGCCTTGGGCATGTAG